The Miscanthus floridulus cultivar M001 chromosome 6, ASM1932011v1, whole genome shotgun sequence genomic interval TACCTAAAGGTGTTGCTGAGTGCTGACCTGGTTAAACGTGGTATTATAGGCTAGTACAGCCAGTTTGGGCTGTGGCAGTACATAGACGTTGATACAGCCAATTTGGTTCAAACTGCAATGACGAGCGCTTCCTCTTCAGCCCCTAGTCATTTCTAAGGTTCTACTCCTTCCGTTCTACATCGTTCtgcttttattatatatatattatatatatattaatatatatatatatatatatatatatatatatatatataatatatatatatatacgccttccgttttaaattataagatgttttgacttttttagatatatatagctacactatgtctagatatatagttaaaagcaatatatctagaaaagccaaaacgttttataatttaaaatgtagGGATAACATTTAATATATATTGAGACATAATGTACATTTAGATGCACAGTAAAAAAACTATGTAGTTAGAAAAAActagaataacttataatttgcaaTGGTGGCAATATGTTGTTATGGACAATATAATAAGATGGCTAATGATAAAGTGTTTCATTTCAAAGTGGTGAAATGAAATATCGTGCTATCCCTGCTTCACATACTGTTCAAAGATCTATTTATATTTTCTTTAGGTTTCTATGTAGCGCTTATAAATAAATATTTACAGATTCATAATAATCCGTTTATTTAgagacactactacacaaaaatcTTTTATGCGGCGTTTTCAAAATGGCCTCGGAGGCGGGCGGCTTGGTTGCCCACCTCGTTTATTTGAGGCAGGGCAGCCGGACCagtaaccgcctcggttaatccttaaccgaggtgggcattGTAATATAACCACCTCGATTAATGCTTGTTAACCGAGAaaggcaaccgcctcggttaatatattaaccgagacggttaccctaactaaagatggcaacggggactcGATCTCTGAATCCCCGCGGGGAAGTCCCCTATTAGGGGACAGAGATGGTAGTAAATTCATCTCCACGGGGATTTAAACGGTAGAAACTTGCTCGCTGTCGGGGCTGGCGAGGATGGGGATGGTAGCACGTTCCCCGTATCCCCGCCCCGCTAACAAAGGAACAAGCGTGACCCAGAAGAGAAAGCCCATCTAAAGACCCAGGcgactttatatatatatatcgtgacTAACCCTAATCCTATCTCTTCGTTCATTCCTCCTGGTAGCAGCCGCCAACACAGCGCCGCCAGCCTACGCTGCTCCGTCTCTTGCCTCGCCTCTCCCCTCCACTCCACTCTACCTTCCACACACACGGCACACCTCCGCTAGCCCCTTACTGCTTGGCCGCTGTGTGCGCCAGGGCATGGTGGAGCATGGAATCTGATAGCCGGAGCCATCGGGCATGCCACTGAGCCGGAGCCTGCTCTTGCTATGCTGCACGTTCCAAGGAGAGAACTACGGTAGTTGGCGGCTCAAATCCGGCCAAAAACCAGCAAGCAACAGGGATGGGTCTCCACTCTGCTCTTCCGATTCCTTGCTCCATTTCTTTAATCCCTTGCTGTACCTACTGCTAACATGTGGTCTGTTGAGTGTGTTACTAAATCCATCTGTAAGTGCTATGATGTATGTATAATGATGCTCCTGCCGTCTAGATCTGTGTGCTGCTAGATCCATTTGTGAGTTCGATGATGAATGTAAGACGTGTTGGAATGGTCTCGCTTTTGTGTTGGAAGCTATTGGAATTTCATGGTGTTCAATTTGTTCTGCTCCTGCACTTTTCTTGGCTGCTCTTCCATGGGCAATGGTTGTGTCGTTGGAACAGGGATGGGATCCCTGCGGGGATAATTCCCCACTCGGGGACGTGGATGGGGTGAACTCAAGCCCCGACGGTGTTAACGGGGACGGGGACAGAGAATTTTGGTCCCCGCGGGGACGAGGATGGAGAGTCGTCCCCCCGATGAGGAattcccgttgccatctttaaccctaacgcaaccgcctcggttaaccagcattaaccgaggcggttgagttagggtaaccgcctcggttaatatattAATCGAGGCGTTTGCTACAATGCAACCATCTCTGTTAAGAGGCTATTAACAGATGTAGTTTTCTTATAGTGCTTGCCTTGGTTAAGCCTAGGCTATAAATGCAGCCACACCCACCCTTCTTCCCCACGGCTCCTCGATTTTTTCGGGTTTTGACCTCAAAACCCCCAAAAGTGGCCATTTTCTAGGGGAAGAGGTTTTGCCCTTGGATTTGTTGAAGGGGGCACCACAAGAGGTTGATCCTTGCTCTCCAACCCTCAATCTTCTCTCTTTTCCATGATTTGGTTGCTTTTTCTCTaaatctagatctagatccataTGGAGGAGAGAGAAATCAGATCTAGAGCTACTCGGCTACATTTTTTCTGTACTGCTCTGCTTATATGTGCCATTTTCATTATTTATCATGGAAGGTTCATGATCATGGATAGGGAATGGATGTACAAGACATCAAGGCTGGATGCTTCTTACCTGGATCATGTGACAAGGTTTATTGTCGCTGCGAAAAGGTATCGTCTGAGGCTGAAGCGGAAACACACCATTTGTTCGTGTAATAGCTGCAAGAACCTTCTTGCCAACGAAGATAACGTGGTGAAATCTCACTTGGTCTGGTATGGTTTTGTTAAGGACTACACCGTCTAGAAGTTTCACAGGGAAGCAGAGGATCCGAGTGTTGGTGCATCTGGAGGAATCTCATCGACAATGACGACGACGGTGAATGTAGAACAACAACCCTCACCAGCAGTGGTCGGCGACAATACAGACCGTGATTACATCACGATGGATGATCAGCtccaagacatggccgacgatgaTAGTGGCGATGGGGATGGCGGTGAGCCGGCTGGTGTGATGAAGGCCAAGGATGTGGAGCTTTTTGAGGAACTTGCTAACCGTTAGGACCATGACAACATCCTGTTTGGGAGCCCGAGGTGGCTAGAGAATTTTAGAGAGATGAACCAGGCAGCAATTGAACCCCTCTATAAGGATTGTCCGAAGCAGTGGACGACACTATGTTTTAACCTCCAGATGTTGATGCTAAAGGCTTGCCATGGCTGGtccgacactagcttcaatgacctATTATGTATCCTTGCTAACACATACCCAGAgggtaacaaggtgcccgccaatacctaTCAAGCGAAGAAGCTGATCTGGCCAGtggcgattaagcttaaaaagttcCACGCCTGCCCTAATCATTGTATCCTATATCGGGGCAAGTATGAGAACTTGCAGAGTTGTTCGTAGTGTGGCGCGAGTTGGTACAAGAGGAATGCTGGTTGTCACGCGGACATGGACGACGAGAGAGCCTCGAGAGGGCTAAAGAAGAAGATAGCCAAGAAGAGTACCACAAAGAAGCAGATCACGTCTCCagaggatgaggaagaagagggttacacacaGAGGAAAAGTCTAGCCCTGTCGATGTGGTACCTACCCGTGATCGATCTGCGTGCTATATTCGAGAACCCCGAGGATGCTAAGCTGATATCTTGGCATGCATTTGATGAGCGCACGAAGGGCGATGGCAAGCTATGACACCCcgccgatggcaagcagtggaagtgTTTCAATGACAAGTTCCCAGAGTTTGGTGACTAGGCGAGGAACGTCAGGTTCACCCTGAGTACCGATGGGATGAATCCGTTTGGTGATCTCAACAGCTCGCACAACACTTGGACGGTCATCCTCGCCATCTACAACCTACTTCCCTGGCTATGTCAGAAGTGCAAGTATCTTTTACTAACCATGATTATTTCTATACCGAAGCAACCAGgcaatgatatagatgtgttcctagagccgttcATGTAGGACATGAAGATACTATGGGAAGAAGGGTTCAAGATGATGGATGCGTCCCTAAAGAAGGAGTTCACTCTAAAAGCCATCATCTTTGTCATCATCAACGATTACTCTGGTCTTTtttcactgtcggggcagatcaaaggtaaGTCAGGTTGTGTAGTTTGCATTGATggtacctgctacacttaccttaatgcATCCAAGAaaatggtgtacatgaggcataggCGATTCCTCATCAAAAAGCACAGGTACCGGGCAGCTACGATGAATAAGCATTTCGACAACCAGGATGAGCCTCAAATTGATGAGCTAGAAAGGACGAGGTACGGGCAAAAGGTGTTTGACATGGTGAAGGGCATAGATGttgagtttggaaagaagaataaAGAGGAAGATGGGACCACgacaaggaagaagaggaagcggGATAAGATGGAGGAACCACCTATTGCccccgttcctttcaagaagtaGTCATGTTTCTTCAAGTACATGTCATACTGGAAGGAGCTGATATGCCCCATGCCATCGATTGCACGCACCTCGAGAAGAATGTCTTCAAAAGCACCATTGGCGTCTTGCTAGACATCAAGACTAAGACGAAGGATGGTATGAGGTCACGGATGGATCTTGTCAACCAGTGCTATGATCGAAGATCCAAGAAGAAAAAAATCAAGAATGGCACGAAACTAAAACTCAGACATGACTTCCCGGTAAGTATCAAAAGTCCCTTCGGTGGCGGCGCACACGTGGGGATGTGCGAGGCCCCCTtcggtggtggcaaccacctctGTTGGCGGAGGCGCATGGGGTACCTCCACAACCTCCAGCAACGGGCGTGGCAACAGGGAGAGATCGTCCTAGACAACACAAAGGCGTATCCTGACAGCGTGGAAAGGGCTCACGCAGGAGCGCTAGTCGGCAACGCCGCGGGCGGGGGACAACGACACCTCATAGATGGGCTTGTGGGTAGACCAGAAACATGTACTCACTCGGTTTCAATTTATAAGTTGTTTTTTAATTTCTAGATATACATCTTttattatgtatttagacatattgTATATCTAGGTGTCTAGCAAAAACTGTGTACCTAGAAGAGCCAAAATGGCCTATAATTTGGGAGAGAGGGTGGCACACTGTTGACAGACGAAGAAAGACGTGAGTATGTAGCACATGATTATATTACAACCTGCCAAGGGATTCGCGCTGTTGAAATCTAATTGATTTTCCTTGTTAGTTTTTACTTAGAGCGCTCTTTTATTCAGATGACAGATAGGTAAAATAGACGGATCGTATCTCGGTTTGATACTGGAACGGGCCGGCCAAATTCAGCCCATCAGCGCGCTCCGCTTGAGTCCATATGATCCAGGTTGGCTGATCCAAAAGTTTATAAGGAAAATTTGGCCCATCGGCACATTAGCTAGTTTGGAATTTATTTTAAACTATGGGAGTTGCTATATTTTAGTCGCCTAAAATATATGAACCATCTCATGCGACGTCCAGGGCCCTTGGATCTACATCCAAGGGTCAGATCTGTTCTCTGTTGTTTTTCTATAGCAGGCAACAAAACAGGTCCGCAAATGAACACGCAAACCCAACCAAAGCAGCTACCGGGCCCGCCAAACCTTAGCGGGTGCAAGATCCGATACCCGCTATATCAAATAACTATTCATTCGACCCACAAAGCAGCTATTCGGCCCAATATTCGGCCCAATAAAACAGTACACAGAAATTACAGCTCTGCCACTACACCCtctagcaagaaagaaacaccCCCAATTAATCTGGATCTAGAAGGGGAATTAGAGTGGAGAGAAGAGCgaaaattagagaataaatgCACAGGTAAAacacaagaagatgaacaagggcaAAGGATATGATCTGCCTAGGAAAAAGGTACTAACCAGCAAGATTATTCTATTTCTTGCCTTCATCTCCTTTTTCTCATTGCATCAGTTCACTGAAACACCTGAACCATAACCATCTTGCTTCTGTCTTCTTTGTTGCTGTTGCTATAGCTCTATAGTTATCCAAAGTAAAGTACACTTGTCAAACCGATTTAGATTTCCAGTTATCTGTCTCCAACAATTACAAATCATAATAGTGACCATAGAGCAAATCTAGTGGGATCCATGCCTACATGGTGGTTGATGActacaagaacaatgtgttatAAATCTAGGCAACTTGTATAGGATTTAGGGGCAACTTGTATAGAATTCAGAGGCAACTTGTAAAGGATTTAGGGGCAACTTGTATAGAATTCAGAGACAACTTGTATAGGATTTAGGGGGAACTTGTATAGAATTCAGAGGCAACTAGTATAGGATTTAGAGGTAACTTGTATAGGATTTTGGGGAAACTTTTAAAGAACTCAGAGGCAACTTGATCACAAATTAATCAGCTTGTGGAATTCCTTGCACATGACAGAATTGCCATAGAGGCAGACACCCTTCTTTCTTGCTTGTTTGTTTTGGTTGTAAGTTTAGATGACCACCACAAATGTCACTGCCCACTAGCTGATTGCAATGCAAAAGATCTTCTTACACCTAAAAATAACAGTTTGTTGCATGTTTATGCAGGTTCACAACGAAGGACTGCATCAAATAGGAGATGAAGACTTCTTAAGGGAAATGGGTATTGGATGTGATGACACCGGACTGGAACTTACACAATTATCAGAGATAACAGCTAACATACATTGTGAACATGTTTGAAAAATCGGTTTATCTTATTATATGCAGAGTGCTTTGGCAGTGTTGctttcactaatcagtttatcTTAATATATGCAGAGTGCTTTAGCAAGAGATTTAGAAGCCAATATTCAAAGTTACTACAATTTTGATTCAAACATTGTAAACCTCAATTATACTAATGAGGTAAATAAAAATTGCAGTTATTACATATTAAGAAAACTACAATTGCAATGCTACAAACTTGTAATTTAGAATATTCCTAATTGCAACTACTGGTATTTGAGtttctttttgtttgtttgtaaTGAACAGGATAGTTCATCAGCACTACTAGACTACAACTGTTATGGACATGATAGTCTTCTTCATATGCAGGGTGCGTCCGAAAGAGAAGTGGAATTCAATCCTGAGAGCTACTACATGTTTCATACAAACATTGAAAATGCCAACAATACTCATGAGGTAAAAAGGAATTCAACTTATAACACATATTGTCAGTGTGACATATATAAGTTCATCAAACCCTGtgcaaaaaatataataataataatgcagCAGGCACTACAAGTTTGACTTACTTTGTCTTGCTTCAATGTGTTATTCCACTACTTTGTCTTCCTCTCTATCTCCTTGGCATTTGACTGACCTCATGCTATAACAGCAGAGCTCAATACCACTAGTGAACTGCAGCAGCTATGGACAAGAACAAGAAATGCAGAGACAAGAAGTGAGATTCCTAAAACTCGCAtttcacaatttttttttaaaaaaatgggtACTAACAAAAGAACTAACATTTTATTGTAATGGTGAACCCCAAAATTTGCAGGAGATCATGTCACCAGGAGGAACAAGTTATGTACTATCACAGGGCGGATCAAGCTATACAAGCCTTATGAACCAAGTCATAGCTCAGGCTAAATCTTCAAATCAGAATTATGAAGAATTTTTGTCATCTGAAATGACAGGAAGTTTCATGGACATACTCAATGAGCCATTTCCACTAGAGGTATTTACTTGTTCTCTACATATACAACTAAATTACTTTGTTTGCTACAATACAAGATGAAATATCTAACAGTACACCTTTTTCCTTACCAGTGAAAACAGAACCGGATGTTCATCACTACCAACAGAATCTATGAGCCACCACAAGATGATGTAGACGGCCTATGAAATGAAGAATCAGAAGCAgtaccagagtttgcaaatgaagaAAACATGGTACATGAGGAAAGACAAGATGAACAAGGCAGTGAAGGGGAGCAAGATACAGATGGCAACATGACAAAACAACATCTAGTAGCAAGTGAAGAACAAGATGAAGAAGAGCTCAGGGCAATTCAGATTGAAAGCCAAAGTATTATGGTAGCTGAGCGTTTGTCTCATGAACATGCTAGCAGGCATGTTCCTCAGCTAGGCATGAAATTCAAAACAACAGAAGATGCGTACAGTTTCTACAATGACTATTCATTTATAGTCAGGTTTTCATTGGTCAAATGGCACACATACAAGTGCCAAGACAAGAAAGATCACAACTATGGCCAGGTAACAAGGGTCACATACAAGTGTAACTAGTCTGGTAAGAGAAAGGAGGATGATAGCACTGATGTTTCAGGAGTACGAAGCACAAGAAACAACAAAAGGAAGATTTCTATTTTAGGAGTCCAAAGCGCAAGAAAtaacaaaaagaagatttctggTACACCACCAACACCTAATCCTGTGCCAAACAAAAGGAAAACAAGTACGCTTGTACCAACCGAGTGCCCCGCTGAACTTGTTGTCACACTACAGAATGGAGAATGGACAATAACAAGGTTGAATCTTGAGCATAATCATGCGTTTGCAAGCAAGGATCAGAAGAATAAACTATTTTCATAGATTAGGATGACTGAAATGGAGAAGGAACTTATTGCAACATTCAACAAAGTGAACCTACCAGATAGGAAGATTATGGCAGTCCTATCTTATATAAGAGGGGATGTCACTCCGTACAACAAGAAACATATCAGCAATGAGAAGACAAAGATAAATAAGGCAACATCGGATAATGACATGCAGCAAGTGTATGACTAGTTCTCTAAGAAATAGGCTGAGGACCCAATGTTCTTCTACAAGTTTTCCATAGATGAAAACAACAAAGTGAAAAACATTTTCTGGTCCAATGGTACAAGCAGAAGGTACTATGAGGAATTTGGAGATTGCATCGTTTTGATACAACCTACAACACAAATAGTACTCCCTCAAGTTTGCACCAATTGTTGGTATTATAGGTCATGGGGACAATTGCCTGTTTGGCTGCGCTTTCATAATGGATGAAACTACAGAAACTTTTGAGTGGTTGTTTCAGACAATGCTGACTTGTATGGGAGGAAAGCACCCTAAAACTATAATCACTGACCAGGACCTAGCAATGAAGGCTGCTATCAGAAATGTTCTATTGGACACTATTCATCAGAACTGCTTCTTCCACATTGTGAAGAAAGCTCAGGAGAAAGGTGGTAGGATATTTTCATTGGAAAGGAATAAGAAGCTACATGACGATCTCTTTGACATTCTTAGGAACTCATTGACCAAAACAGAGTTTGAGTACTTGTACAAGAAGTTGCCACAAACATATGATGTCGGTGGCTTCAGATACCTTGATGACATGTGGTTTAATAGGGAAAATTTTGTTCCATGTTACTTCAAGAAGCATTTCTTCCCTTTCATCAACTCTATAGCGAGAAGTGAAGGAACAAATGCATTATTCAAACTGGATGTCACACCAAGGTATAGTATTATGAGATTTATGAATGAGTTCCAAAGAATTTCAGATACAACAGAAAAGAATCAAGCAGAACAGGACTTTGAAACCAGATTAATGCCTTGGTTGAGTATGGCATATGAGTTCAAAAGGCAGGCTACAAGGCTGTACAATAGAAAGATATTCTTCAAGTTTCAAAAGGAGCTCATATTGGCAACAACGTATGAGGCTCAAGAACTCCAGAAAGATCAAGTTTATGCAGTGTTAAAATCAGAGTACCATAGGCAGTTTGAGTTCAAAACAAGGAGATACATTGTGACAGTAGACTTGACACAAAAAAACTACAGATGTCTATGTTGCAAATTTGAAAAAGATGGTATAATATGCTGCCATATCATCAAGGTGCTCACAAACCTAAATATATCTCAGCTAGATGACAATTATTTCATTGAAAGATGGAGGGCTAAAGAGAGGAAACAGTTGACAAGGTAGAATACTGTACCAGAAATAGAGATTGAGAAGAGCAGGCCATTGAGGCACAACATATTGTCAAACAAGTTGAGCAATATTACTTCAGATGGATCAAGAACAATGGAAACATTCAACTATGTTCTAGAAGAAGCCGAGCGAATGCAAAGAAAACTCAATGAACCAGCAGATGAAGTCAGACTGCAACAATCACAATCTGTTCAACAAAGTGGTACTAATGTTTTGCAAGATGCTAATGATGTAGTCAGACTACCTCAAACAGAATCAGCTCAAGAAAGTGATACAATGCTTTTGCAAGACCCTAATAATGCTCAGAAAAGAGGAAGGCCCAAGAAAGTGACCAGGCAAATAGGAATAGTTGAGGACATCAGAAGCAAAGCAAAAAGCAACTTTACCTGTACACACTGTCGTGAAGGAGGGTCTAACATCAAGACATGCCAAAAAAAGCATCTTCCTCCTGTGCctaaaaaacaaagaaaaggaaATCAGGTAACACAGAGAAACATAGGCAAAAAGTAAATGTTAGCACTACAACAACAGATGTCACTTCTTCATATGTATATTCATCTAATGTTGTTGATATTATCATGCAGGAGATGTTGACAACACCAATAAATAGTAGCAGTGCAAGTGCAGCAAGCAAACCAAAGAAGGGGAAAGTCAAGAATTGAGAAAACCAAAAACAAGAGATGGAATGCTAATAGCTGCAATTACAGTGGccaaataatttatgtaatttattAGTAATAGAGCAATTGTAAATTCAGTACTATTATATCTTTAGACCTACAATGAAATGTATCTATTTGAGGCTACTGGAAGAGACTACTGGGCCGCAACTTGATAAAACATGGATTGCATGTGCTCATAACTAAAATTGCAGTGCCCTACACTTGCAATTTACATTACATCAAACTGTAATTACATAACTGAATATTTAAGTTGTTTGGTTTACATATGCAGTGGCCTacagctactgctactgctaagaGAACTTGGTGCAGACATACATACCTGCCATATGCTTCATCCATGGTTTCAATTGGATTGTCATTTTCCTTTTTTGTTGCAAGCTGCAAAAAATAACAACTTTTAAGTCATCCTTGTTATGAAAATTACCATCATGCTTCACAACTAAAATtatcaacacataaatatttcaaTCACTCACACAAAGAGTTCACAAATCCTAGCAATATCAAGAAAGGAGACCCTCTGCTTGAGCAATGGCATGTTCTGCTCTAACTTGCTCAGGTGGCCTCCCACTCCTGATATCGGCAGAATTGGAGCTAGGTGGCCTTCCCATCTTCCTATACAGACAACCCCAACAAACAAGACAATGTAGTCAAATCATAATACATAGGAAAAAGTTGACACAAATATTAGCAAGCATGGCAGCATGGTTATAGTATAATATACTGCAAGGTACCACGGACACAAGTAGAACTGCATGATAAATGCAGTTCATAAGACTAAAAGCAAAGGGAAAATCAGATCCAACTGTAACGACAAAGGCAAATGGATAAACTTACTTCCTCATGGACTATCAATCTTCTACATTCGGTCTACTAGTTCTCTTGCAGACTTGGAAAAATTCTTAAACCcctaaagaaaacaaccaaattaaaTAAAAGCAGGGTTGCATACATAATCAATATGCAAGAAATGGTTGCACAGAATATACAGAACAGGAAAGACAACTAAATGATGAAATCATTCTAGATCAAGAAAAACACATAACAATTGTTGATGAGGCCATCGAACCTCCTATGAACTATGTAGTAACAAATACTCTGGTATATTCAAACCAAGCATAGAATTTGTTGAAAAACATAGATGGAACAACCCCCACATCTTGGcctacctccacaaaccttcatcTAACACAAACACAGATCACATAGGATAGAGCACAAAGGACAATttctttctatggaaggacaaggataAAAACTTGGTGAGGGTTAGCACAATCATAAATAACAAAGAAATCACAAACACAACAAACATAAGACaaggtgtgttagcacaaatcacaaaggACAATttctttctatggaaggacaaggataAAAACTTGGTGAGGGTAAGCACAATCACAAATAACAAAGAAATCACAAGAAACATATAACAAGGCGACTCATATTGTCATCATATGATCAATTCAACAACTATCAATGAGTTAAAAAGCAAGTGCTACACAGACTAAATTTAAAAAATGCAAAACTCACCTGTTGCCATGGTACTGAGGACAAAGGATCTCAATAAGATGCTGGTTGGACTTTAACTGACCGCGTACCCTCATGGTGCTTCTAGTATTCATGCACAAAAGTCATACTTCAACATCTTGGTCTATAAGAACAAAATCAAACTCATAATAATATAACACAAGACCCAATTGAACTATCTATAAACAAGAAGACAAGAGGAACATGCACAACCCTCAATCTTCTCCTTGTCTTCCCTATAAAAGGTTAGTAGTACACAACAAAAAACACTTATAGAGAAAACCATAAAGCTAGAATAATGGGTACAAAAGAGTTAACATCAGCAATCCAACAGAATATTATCATCTTGTTTACTTTAGCCTCTTCAATGTATATTAAAATTTACAACCACTTTAGCATCAAATGCTCTCACCAAACTAGCTACTTCTTTACAAAGTGGCATGCACTCATAGCAAGAACCTACACCCTATATTGACCTAAACGCAAGATCTAGAGACAAGCCTCAAATCATGCTCCCTGATTCAAATTGCCAGAGACCtgagaaagaaaaaaatagaaacaaacaATCAGATTAAAAAACATGAAGTTATAATAAACAAAGTGACGTTGGAACTAATATTACCTCCTTCACTTTGCATGTACCATCATATGCACTATTGTATTCATTGAAAACCATGTCATTAACAAGTTTGATGCGAAGTTGACTAATATCATCTTCGGTGTACTTCTCCAACATATTCAGATGGACTTCAAAATGCTCTAGATTCTTTATAGCATACACACCACTATCATTGATTATgctgaaaaaagaaaaacaaaaagggaaAAATAGGAAATAATGGGACTATAAGCACAAACAAAATCCACATGATCTATATAAATCAAAGGACTACATTACAATCACATACTTATCAGATTGCTGGGGTACAGTTCCAAAGAAGACATGGAATGCATGTAAGCCATAGTCGATATTAACAACTTGTTTCCAGACGGTGGCCAAGTTTTCTAGCTACAAATCAGGCAAAAAGAAAATGACTACACCATGCAAAATAATATTTGTTTCAATGAAGGATATAGTAAAAAACTGTAGCACTAAAAATGATGGGAAAAAACTACCACTGCAATACTGAAAATAGACAAATGGTGCATATACAAATACAAACTGATACTTACAAAATCATCTTTCACAGCTTTGTGGAAAGCTGAGTCTACTCCAAAGCACACTGTGCATGAATCCAAGATTATACAACATCTCAGGCTAAAATACAGTACAACAACATACCACCAATCATAGAAGAGTATTGGAAAATAGAGCTGACAAAATAACTAACAttgtgattattagtaacatcacATAGTAGGACTAGAACACAACATTTATGCTAGTACTCTTTTTCAAATAATAGAGAAGATATGTTACGCACATAGTCGCTTGATGTTAAAGGCCTGGCACAATGAGCACCCTTAAAGCATCTCACAACAGTCTCAAatagctccttctccttctcatcatcaCGACCATGATTTCCAATAAGATAATCCTACAATAACAAATTGACTGATATTATTTCCATATAGCGCAAACATATAGTTTACAAAGAATACATCAGCGACTACTAACCCCAACTTTAGAGAAGAAGTAATGCTTTCTAGAATCCCTAGGGTGTTTTCTAAGGAACAGCAGCTTGCAAAATGCGTTCACTATAAAATGGTTGACCTTTTCGCCAGGCCGAAGAGAAGATGAAAGTGCACTCAACAAGACAACAACAAACCCATAATCCACCACTTTTAGACTGCAAACACA includes:
- the LOC136460527 gene encoding uncharacterized protein, whose translation is MPSSCLGFPPPVPCPPTPAPGPRRPPPRADPSVPCPPPRADPRRPTPGPRRPPPRADTHTRSPAPAPARRPLAFRARPPASSPACQPPATRARPPAPTPARRRPTPGPRLRFMIMDREWMYKTSRLDASYLDHVTRFIVAAKSCKNLLANEDNVVKSHLVWEAEDPSVGASGGISSTMTTTVNVEQQPSPAVVGDNTDRDYITMDDQLQDMADDDSGDGDGGEPAGVMKAKDVELFEELANR